The proteins below are encoded in one region of Apium graveolens cultivar Ventura chromosome 4, ASM990537v1, whole genome shotgun sequence:
- the LOC141718441 gene encoding uncharacterized protein LOC141718441, with amino-acid sequence MKNNDGKPKSRIKGWLKAPIRGLIKARDFYIRAMNNLAGRFSNVDGVYSCPTTRVTTLPRSFSLQSNTRDDEFSELVRVASIKCLEDRIDVDFQSVKASKIVPRSKSSSGVARIDKEHRFDVCGNKVMNLKAADLFPKSRSLVVTKGNM; translated from the coding sequence ATGAAAAACAACGACGGAAAACCAAAAAGCAGAATCAAAGGGTGGCTTAAAGCTCCGATCAGAGGCTTAATCAAAGCCAGAGATTTTTATATCAGAGCCATGAACAACCTTGCCGGACGTTTTAGTAACGTTGACGGAGTTTACAGTTGTCCTACAACTCGAGTCACAACTTTACCTAGGAGTTTCAGTCTTCAGTCAAACACTCGCGATGATGAGTTCAGTGAACTTGTTCGAGTTGCTTCAATTAAGTGTCTCGAGGACAGGATTGATGTCGATTTTCAGTCAGTTAAAGCATCGAAAATCGTTCCCCGCAGCAAGAGCAGCTCTGGTGTCGCAAGAATAGATAAAGAGCATCGTTTTGATGTTTGTGGTAATAAGGTTATGAATCTCAAGGCTGCTGATTTGTTTCCGAAAAGCAGAAGCCTTGTTGTTACAAAAGGAAACATGTGA